From a single Lolium rigidum isolate FL_2022 chromosome 7, APGP_CSIRO_Lrig_0.1, whole genome shotgun sequence genomic region:
- the LOC124674414 gene encoding protein NETWORKED 3C-like: MVQKELQQAWWFDGHNLAKPSPWLGHTLSELDDKTKQMLKLIDQDADSFAQRAEMYYKKRPVLVDMLGDLYRAHRSLAEQYDTLKHSCSTRRSMLTPSPSTKSWSPSSMDGKATGSSSSNSLCSDSYDSESEVDDPEEHPEEEHDEKVSEGEIEAEKDQPDPEAELMRAEIKRLTEQNSELQKAIEDNKAAQQAELAVKDEEKREVIRQLASSIHIVKQENYTLRECIKSSKQHQPTAPSSRGFDLKKLTKDLFSAKLFTAHCRPSGPLVAL; the protein is encoded by the exons ATGGTGCAGAAGGAGCTGCAGCAGGCATGGTGGTTCGACGGCCACAACCTCGCAAAGCCATCCCCGTGGCTCGGCCACACTCTTTCAG AGCTAGATGACAAGACCAAGCAGATGCTCAAGCTGATCGACCAAGATGCAGACTCGTTTGCTCAACGTGCTGAAATGTATTACAAGAAGCGCCCTGTCCTGGTGGACATGCTGGGTGACCTGTATCGAGCGCACCGCTCACTGGCCGAGCAGTATGACACGCTGAAGCATAGCTGCAGCACGCGTCGCTCAATGCTTACTCCATCTCCCAGCACAAAGAGCTGGTCTCCTTCATCCATGGATGGCAAGGCAACAGGAAGTTCTTCATCCAACTCTCTTTGCTCTGACTCCTATGACTCGGAGTCTGAAGTTGATGACCCTGAAGAACACCCAGAAGAAGAACATGATGAGAAGGTATCTGAAGGTGAAATAGAAGCAGAAAAGGACCAGCCAGACCCAGAAGCAGAGCTCATGCGTGCGGAGATCAAGAGGCTCACTGAGCAGAATTCAGAGCTGCAGAAGGCGATTGAAGATAACAAGGCAGCTCAACAGGCAGAGCTCGCCGTCAAGGACGAGGAGAAGAGGGAGGTCATCAGGCAACTCGCGTCGTCGATCCACATCGTGAAGCAGGAGAATTACACCTTGCGCGAGTGCATCAAAAGCTCAAAGCAGCACCAGCCCACCGCGCCTTCGTCCCGTGGTTTTGATCTCAAGAAGCTGACCAAGGATCTGTTCTCCGCGAaactgttcacggcgcactgcagGCCTTCAGGACCCCTGGTTGCTCTGTGA
- the LOC124674567 gene encoding superoxide dismutase [Cu-Zn] 4A-like produces the protein MVKAVCVLSGSEGVKGTIFFTQEGDGPTTVTGSVSGLKAGPHGFHVHALGDTTNGCMSTGPHFNPAGHVHGAPEDEIRHAGDLGNVTAGEDGVAPINVVDKHIPLTGPHSIIGRAVVVHGDADDLGKGGHELSKSTGNAGARVACGIIGLQG, from the exons ATGGTGAAGGCTGTATGTGTGCTTTCCGGCAGTGAGGGTGTCAAGGGCACCATCTTTTTCACCCAGGAGGGAGATG GCCCGACCACCGTGACAGGAAGCGTCTCTGGACTGAAGGCAGGGCCCCACGGGTTCCATGTGCACGCTCTTGGCGACACCACCAATGGCTGCATGTCAACTG GACCACACTTCAACCCTGCTGGTCACGTGCATGGGGCACCAGAGGATGAAATCCGCCATGCTGGTGATCTTGGGAACGTGACAGCTGGAGAGGATG GTGTTGCTCCCATCAATGTTGTTGACAAGCAT ATCCCCCTTACTGGACCACATTCAATCATTGGCCGTGCTGTTGTTGTCCATGGTGATGCTGATGATCTTGGCAAGG GCGGACATGAGCTTAGCAAGAGCACTGGAAACGCTGGTGCACGTGTTGCTTGCG GGATCATCGGGCTCCAGGGCTAG